TGTTGGTAAGGGACTCAAGGGCATGCATGAGGGCATCTACGCCTGTAATGGCGGTGAGCTTTCTGTCCATGCTTACCGTAAGGGAAGGGTCTATTATGGCAGCCCTCGGGTAATTGAGGGAGTGGGAAATTACCAGCTTTTCCTTTCTTATGGGATTGGAAAGGACCGAATACCTGTTTACCTCGCTACCGGTGCCCGCGGTGGTGGGGATGCATATGACAGGCCTGTTCAGAAAAGGTATGAGCCTTGGACCTTCGGGGTAGTTCACGTAGTCCCATGCGTAGCCTTCATTGGAGGAGACTATGGATATGGCCTTCGCAGAGTCCAGGCTGCTACCTCCACCAAGACCCACTATGTAGTCTATCTTCTCTCTCACCACAAGCTCACTGGCAAGGTTAACCACCTTGTCCGTGGGGTTTGGCTCAATCTGGTCAAAGAGGAGGACCTCCTCTGCACCGCTTCTTTTCAGAGAATCAACGACCCTCTGAAGGGCTCCACTTTCCCTTGTGCTTCTTTTACCCGTGACCACAAGAGCCCTGTAGCCAAAGCGCCTGCCCACCTCCCCAACCTTTTCTAAAGTGCCCGTGCCAAATATTACCTCAACAGGGAGATAAAACTCAAAGTTCATGCCTCTGTTATGTCTTCCCTCTGGAGCTCAACCTCTTCCGGTATGGTTGCCTCAAAGGTTACTGCAGGATAGGTGGGCACTATGCCCTCTTCCTCTGCCTTTTCTGCACAGTGGGCGTGGTATCTCGTCCAGGGTATTACCATGAGCCTTTCAAAGGGTATTTCTTCGTTGCAGTATTCACATATACCGTAGGTGCCAGCCTGCATCTTGCCCAGGGCATGGTCAATTTCCTTAATTATGAAAAATTCTCTTGAGGAGAGGGTATCAAGAAGCTCCTGTGTGTAGGTCATCTGACCTATATCCTCAAGGTCCCTTGGCTCCTTTACCTCCTCCCCAATGCGCGCCTGGGTGTCTTCCTTCTTCCTGTAGCGTTCAAGAAGCTTCGCCTTCTCCTCAAGCAGCTTGTCTCTCAGAACCTCAAGCTGTTCTCTGCTCAGCATGTCAGCCCTCCTAAAAGGAATTCAGAATAATATATGCTAAAATTTTCTCCCGATGTATTCCCTTCTTCACAGATACAAAAGTATAACAGTAGCCATTATAGCAGTTGCAACAGGGGGTTTTTTTCTGTGGCTGTTCTTTGCAGGAGGTGTGAGTGATATAACTTCACCCTCAAAGAGATGTGTGGTGGAGGTAGGCTCAGGCTGTGTAACTCTAAAGGATTACAGAAGAGAGCTTCTGAGATTTTCTGAACTTCTGAAAAATCCACAGATGGAAGAGCTTGTCAGAGAGCAGGTGCTGTCAAACCTTACGGCTCAGGAGCTCCTGTATCAGAAGGCAAAGAGCCTTTCCTTCATCGCCAGCGATGAGGAGGTGGTGGAGGTAATAAAGTCTGACCCATCCTTTCAGGAGGGTGGTCTTTTCACCTCATCTAAATACAGGGAGGTGCTGTCAAGGATAGGGCTGACGCCGGAAGAATACGAAGAATACATAAGGAAAGTCCTGAGCATCCAGAAGCTTCTTAGTTTTTTGAGCAACGGTGTATACCTTTCAGAAAAAGAGCTGGAGATAAACCTGCTTGCGGAAAACACGCTTCTGAGTGGAAGTTTGTATCTTATAACTCCTGCAGATGTATCCCAGGGCTACAGCCCTTCAGAGCAGGAAATGCTGGAATACTACCAGAAGAACAGAGAGCTCTTCAAAAGGCCTGAGGGGAAGCTCATATGGGTATGGAGAGAGAGGGAAAAGGAGAAGGCTCTGTCCATATACAATGAGCTAAAAAAAGGAAAGGAAAGTCAGGGCTATCAGGAATATAGACTGCCGGAGGACACCCAGAAGATGGGAAGCCTCCTGGAAAAGGAAGCTCAGAAGCTTAGCCCTCAGGAAAGGTTCAGCATCACAAAGGATGGAGAAGATTATGTGGTCCTGTATCTAAAACAGGTCATTCCCGCAGGGTATGAAGAGTTTGAGAAGGTGAAGGAAAAGGTGAAAGAGAGACTGGTGGAGGAAAAGTCGCAGTCCATCCTGCTACAGAAGGCACAGGAGGTGGCAAAGGAGCTAAGAGAGGGGAAAAAGCCCGCTGTGAGGGCTCTGAACTTCTCTGACACGCCAGCCATGCAACTCAATGCAGTGGTCAACATGGACCAGAACAGTCTGGTTCGCATTGTGCTATCTGGGGAAAGGGTCTTTGGTCCCTATCCTCTAAGGCAAGGCTACGGGGTGCTTCTTGTGGAAAAGAGGAGCAGAAAGGAGCTAAGACCTGAAGAAAGGGAGGAAGTAGTCAGGGACATACTCAGCCTCAAGTCTCAGGCTATGCTCACCCAGTATGTGGAACACCTGAAAAAGAACACAAAAATACGCATAAACAAGGAACTGCTTGGAGGTGTATGAAATGGAAAAGAAGTGGAGGACAGCCATAACCCAGCATGTGGGGCATGAAACTTACATAAGGGGCTACAGGCTTCTGGACCTTGTGGGAAACCTGAGCTTTGCCCAGGCCATATACCTGATACTCAAAGGAGAGCTTCCCGGCGAAAAGGAATCAAAGATGATGGAAGCCATCTTTGTCTCCGTAATTGACCACGGAATAGCACCACCTTCTGTTATAGCTGCAAGGTCCGTGGCTTCAGGCGGTAATTCTCTCAACGTGGGCGTTGCTGCAGGTGTTCTGGCCTTTGGTTCTGCCCATGGCGGAGCCCTTGAGGATGCCATGAAGTTTATTCAGGAAGGAGTGGCAAGCCAGAAAAGTGTGGAGGATATAGTAAAAGAACATCTTGAAGCTAAAAAGCCCATACCTGGCTATGGACACAGATACTACAAGGACTTTGACCCCAGGACCAAGAGGCTCATGGATGTAGCCAGAAGTCTTGGCTTTTACGGAAAACACTGTGAGTTTGCAGAGGCGGTTCAGGAGGAGATTGGTAGGCAGAAGGGCAAAAGGCTTGTGCTCAACGTGGATGGGGGCATTGCTGCGGTTGCATCAGAGATGGGCTTTGACTGGAGGCTTGGAAAGGGCTTTTTCATAATAGGAAGGGTTCCAGGGCTTGTGGCGCATGTCTATGAAGAGCTCACCACAGAAAAGCCCTTCTCCAAGAGGCTTGATGAAGAGGCAGAGACAGAATACACGGGTGTGCCTCCAAGAGAATTGCCCGAAGAGTTCAGGAGGGTATGAGCCTGCAGGAGAGCATACTTAGGCTTTACAGGTTTTTTACCGGTATAGTCTTCAATGTGGCAATAATTATACTTCTCTTTTCTCTCTTCGTAGGTCTTGGAAGAACCATTCTGGAGCTTGGCCTGGTCTTTACAGAGGCAACGGTAAGGCTCAGCATAAAGGAGCTTGTTACCAACGTTCTTTCCATAGTAATACTCCTTGAACTTGTAAGGGCCTTTGTGGACTACTTTGAACATGAGAGAGTTAGAGTTGAAATACTCATAGAAATAGCCGTAGCCTTCATGATAAGGGAGTTGATGATATACATTTTTGCCGGCAACTTAAAGGGGACAGATGTGATTCTCTGGACGCTGGGTATAGCCCTTCTGGTTGGGGCAAGGACGCTTACGGTTGTGTTCAAACCCACAAAATAGCTCTAAACTTCGTAGATAAGGTCAAGAAGTTCCTTTGCCTTCTGCTGGTCAATGAGCTTCAGCCTTTTATAGACCTCCCTTGCCTCTGATACCTTTCCGGCCCTGACGCAGGCAACTCCAAGTTTAAGGAGAAGCTCCGGGTCTTCAGGCTTCTCCTGAAGCTCTTTCTTTAAATCTTCAATAAACCTCTCCAGAAGGCTCTCTCCCATCCTGCTGAAGACTCCCTTATAGCCTCTCTCCATCATGGTCTTGCTCCATAAAATCTATAACTGAGACTGCATATCCTCTCCAGATTTTCCAGAACAAGGTCCTCCACGAATGGGTTATGAGATATAAGAACCACGTTCAGTCCAAAGCCTCCCTCCTCAAGTAATCTTCTTGAGTTTTTTAAAAACTCTCTCAGCACCTCATCATGTTCTATCTCAAAGGGTGCACCTAGGAAGTGATGGCTTATACCCAGAAAACTGCCGGGCTTTACCCTCACCGTTAGCCGTATGGGATTGAGGCTCTCTATGAGCCTTTCTCTCTCAACTGCATACTCAAGCCCAAACATGAGCATGGCGTCGGTGACCAGATGCCTGGAGGATAGAGAAACAAACTGTCTGAAACCGCTTTCTCTGAAGTCCAGCTTGAGGTTGTCCTTTACGGTCTCAACCCAGTGGGGGTGTGGGTTTTCCAGTAGCCAGAATATTTTCTCAGGATAAAAGCTCTGACCTTCCTGCCTTCCCCACAGCATGGTGACTAGGGGCATTGTTATAAATATAGGC
The Aquificaceae bacterium genome window above contains:
- a CDS encoding TraR/DksA family transcriptional regulator, which produces MLSREQLEVLRDKLLEEKAKLLERYRKKEDTQARIGEEVKEPRDLEDIGQMTYTQELLDTLSSREFFIIKEIDHALGKMQAGTYGICEYCNEEIPFERLMVIPWTRYHAHCAEKAEEEGIVPTYPAVTFEATIPEEVELQREDITEA
- a CDS encoding citryl-CoA lyase, with product MEKKWRTAITQHVGHETYIRGYRLLDLVGNLSFAQAIYLILKGELPGEKESKMMEAIFVSVIDHGIAPPSVIAARSVASGGNSLNVGVAAGVLAFGSAHGGALEDAMKFIQEGVASQKSVEDIVKEHLEAKKPIPGYGHRYYKDFDPRTKRLMDVARSLGFYGKHCEFAEAVQEEIGRQKGKRLVLNVDGGIAAVASEMGFDWRLGKGFFIIGRVPGLVAHVYEELTTEKPFSKRLDEEAETEYTGVPPRELPEEFRRV
- a CDS encoding tetratricopeptide repeat protein, which translates into the protein MMERGYKGVFSRMGESLLERFIEDLKKELQEKPEDPELLLKLGVACVRAGKVSEAREVYKRLKLIDQQKAKELLDLIYEV
- a CDS encoding phosphate-starvation-inducible PsiE family protein, with the translated sequence MSLQESILRLYRFFTGIVFNVAIIILLFSLFVGLGRTILELGLVFTEATVRLSIKELVTNVLSIVILLELVRAFVDYFEHERVRVEILIEIAVAFMIRELMIYIFAGNLKGTDVILWTLGIALLVGARTLTVVFKPTK
- a CDS encoding peptidylprolyl isomerase, translated to MYSLLHRYKSITVAIIAVATGGFFLWLFFAGGVSDITSPSKRCVVEVGSGCVTLKDYRRELLRFSELLKNPQMEELVREQVLSNLTAQELLYQKAKSLSFIASDEEVVEVIKSDPSFQEGGLFTSSKYREVLSRIGLTPEEYEEYIRKVLSIQKLLSFLSNGVYLSEKELEINLLAENTLLSGSLYLITPADVSQGYSPSEQEMLEYYQKNRELFKRPEGKLIWVWREREKEKALSIYNELKKGKESQGYQEYRLPEDTQKMGSLLEKEAQKLSPQERFSITKDGEDYVVLYLKQVIPAGYEEFEKVKEKVKERLVEEKSQSILLQKAQEVAKELREGKKPAVRALNFSDTPAMQLNAVVNMDQNSLVRIVLSGERVFGPYPLRQGYGVLLVEKRSRKELRPEEREEVVRDILSLKSQAMLTQYVEHLKKNTKIRINKELLGGV
- a CDS encoding iron-containing alcohol dehydrogenase; the protein is MNFEFYLPVEVIFGTGTLEKVGEVGRRFGYRALVVTGKRSTRESGALQRVVDSLKRSGAEEVLLFDQIEPNPTDKVVNLASELVVREKIDYIVGLGGGSSLDSAKAISIVSSNEGYAWDYVNYPEGPRLIPFLNRPVICIPTTAGTGSEVNRYSVLSNPIRKEKLVISHSLNYPRAAIIDPSLTVSMDRKLTAITGVDALMHALESLTNRLSNQFAEELAIRAVALIREWLPIALEEPDNLRARSYMSYAAMLAGIAIDRKRVALIHGMEHPVSAHYPHVAHAEGLAALAVAVTDFNYRGSPQKYALFAELMGYPAEPHMAVKALEDFLHRVGLRVSLKDLGVEREKLDRLTEDVYMLSRGLFGINPVEPSLEDVYRLYERAYEGY